One stretch of Alcaligenes faecalis DNA includes these proteins:
- a CDS encoding sulfate/molybdate ABC transporter ATP-binding protein codes for MSLNVQIQRTVVSEARHFDLNIQIQTEARHIALYGPSGSGKSLTVQSVAGLLRPDHGRIQIGDQVYFDSEKGINLKPRERRVAYLFQDYGLFPHLTAAQNICFGLNTGLFNRSVRDMPAAAQRWVEAFQLESVLSSYPAQLSGGQKQRCALARALAIQPQLLLLDEPLAALDQDLRARLRAELAQLQSQIDIPTILITHDPEDARALAQEVYRIREGRIIECCTSADLEVLTA; via the coding sequence ATGAGCCTGAATGTACAGATTCAACGCACAGTGGTCAGCGAGGCCCGTCATTTCGACTTGAATATTCAGATTCAAACTGAAGCCCGTCATATTGCCTTGTACGGGCCTTCGGGCTCGGGCAAGTCCCTGACGGTGCAAAGCGTGGCGGGCTTGTTACGGCCCGATCATGGTCGTATTCAGATTGGCGATCAGGTCTACTTTGATTCTGAAAAAGGCATCAACCTGAAGCCGCGCGAGCGTCGGGTGGCCTATCTGTTTCAGGACTACGGTCTGTTCCCGCATCTGACAGCGGCACAGAATATTTGCTTTGGTTTGAATACAGGCTTGTTCAACCGCTCCGTGCGGGACATGCCTGCAGCTGCCCAGCGTTGGGTAGAAGCGTTTCAGCTGGAGTCGGTATTGAGCAGCTACCCCGCCCAATTGTCGGGCGGGCAAAAGCAGCGTTGTGCCTTGGCGCGAGCCTTGGCTATTCAACCTCAACTGCTCTTGCTGGATGAGCCTTTGGCGGCCCTGGATCAGGATTTGCGTGCTCGTTTGCGGGCTGAACTGGCTCAGTTGCAAAGCCAGATCGATATTCCCACCATCTTGATCACACACGATCCCGAAGATGCCAGGGCCTTAGCCCAAGAGGTCTATCGTATTCGCGAGGGGCGCATCATTGAATGCTGTACCAGCGCGGATCTGGAAGTCCTTACAGCGTAG
- a CDS encoding TOBE domain-containing protein encodes MSSSNTPNTELTGSLSLRTGDHTWGSARRMALLAAIAEQGSISAAARHIGISYKAAWDAIDIMNNMAGEPLVLRSTGGHRGGGATLTPKAIELLELYQTYDRLHQRFMSRIGRLMPSVATQMELLQTMIMQTSARNQLPGIVTTIKTGAVNDEIHVDIGQGQTVVASITRESTENLGLREGQKVLAFLKASSIMIGTGDTRNSLSARNQLPGTITDVITGAVNAEVRLELPQGLTVTASITLDSTQRLHLEAGQSAYALFKASSVMIATL; translated from the coding sequence ATGTCTAGTTCAAACACTCCCAATACCGAATTAACCGGCAGCCTGTCGCTGCGTACTGGCGACCATACCTGGGGCAGCGCCCGCCGTATGGCCTTGCTGGCGGCCATTGCCGAGCAGGGTTCGATCTCTGCCGCTGCCCGTCATATTGGCATCAGCTACAAGGCGGCCTGGGACGCCATCGACATCATGAACAATATGGCGGGCGAACCTCTGGTGCTGCGCAGTACGGGCGGTCATCGTGGTGGCGGTGCCACCCTAACGCCCAAAGCCATCGAACTGCTGGAGCTGTATCAAACCTACGACCGGCTGCATCAACGCTTCATGAGCCGTATTGGTCGTTTAATGCCTTCCGTGGCGACTCAAATGGAGTTACTCCAAACCATGATCATGCAAACTTCGGCTCGCAACCAACTGCCCGGCATCGTTACCACGATCAAGACCGGCGCCGTCAATGACGAAATTCATGTGGATATTGGCCAAGGCCAAACCGTTGTTGCTTCGATTACACGGGAAAGCACAGAAAACCTGGGCCTGCGTGAAGGGCAGAAGGTTCTGGCCTTTCTGAAAGCGTCCTCGATCATGATTGGCACGGGCGACACCCGCAACTCTCTATCCGCTCGCAATCAGCTACCCGGCACCATTACGGACGTCATTACCGGTGCCGTCAATGCAGAAGTACGCCTGGAACTACCACAGGGCCTGACAGTAACCGCCAGCATCACCCTGGACAGCACACAGCGCTTGCACCTGGAAGCAGGCCAGTCCGCCTATGCGCTGTTCAAGGCATCCAGCGTGATGATCGCTACGCTGTAA
- a CDS encoding PD-(D/E)XK nuclease family protein: MYDTPAVSMAQLQELNSAETVVLTVNKRYARRLLGHLSARLAGAGGTVAVPEIVPLGAWLAQASDQLCFSEQWQPAAHQMDRFAALQRWEHSIEQCEEEGYFLDVGQAARLACEADTLLDEWSIELKPGEASVDFERFMQWRSHYRQSLEQADLDDANLAAERVLKAVQAGALHIRHRHMVLHGFHEYSPRLQSLLSGLQDMGVEILQLQHEEALATEVHRVQAQDADTEWRLAVQWARRQLDEDPNRTVAIVAAQLETQLPLVHRLLRQAMHTDQGALPYNVAAARSLAEWPVVEAALAWLKALFTLATKGQAEPAMLGEALRFGACQAEQSEAGGRARIDKAWRDNRITQVSRKEFADMLSFHTPELALAWGKAVERFESVSSGAQGVDTWASVMRQCLEALGFPGTNRLDSAQFQTLEALEALLLQLAQQAPVLGRISALRAQSALARMARENLFQPQRDPRSRLDVLGFLEAEGGRWDAVWVLGLTDDILPAAVKPNPLIPAQVLRRVQAPRSTPERELEWARWMLSALLRCGNQVLLSAPLHQGEQELRPSPLIAQWPVLEMPWAVQAEQAVAQEALLDEQGPSLKLEERIRGGISVLDTQARNPLWAFVKFRLHGQALPDYARVGDMNTRGMFLHRAVELFWLRVKDQDSLHELIGEDSLLDVVQACIEQAAQEELADYGPVLRSLEMERGLVVLNEYAHQEAQRPPFALGATEHELSWNRGLLRLNLRLDRLDDLADGEQLLLDYKTGIGELRPDKDWLRPRPVNLQLPFYAAALQDQGRSVSGLAFVRLHARQVGLSGLAAPGMDIEGLTELESAQQWTAQIVQWKQAVEGLADEFLQGQAANQIWNRNDLLYCDVLPFLRLFQEDLQDNGGEV, translated from the coding sequence ATGTACGACACCCCTGCTGTTTCCATGGCTCAATTGCAGGAGCTCAATAGTGCCGAGACGGTTGTCCTGACCGTGAACAAGCGCTATGCGCGCCGCCTGCTGGGACATTTGTCGGCCCGTCTGGCCGGAGCAGGCGGGACGGTGGCCGTGCCGGAAATCGTGCCCTTGGGCGCGTGGTTGGCACAGGCCAGCGATCAGCTCTGTTTTTCCGAACAGTGGCAACCGGCCGCGCACCAGATGGATCGTTTCGCCGCCTTGCAGCGTTGGGAACACAGCATCGAGCAGTGCGAGGAAGAGGGCTATTTTCTGGATGTAGGCCAGGCGGCGCGTCTGGCTTGTGAAGCCGATACCTTGCTGGATGAATGGAGTATCGAGCTGAAACCCGGTGAAGCCAGTGTGGATTTCGAGCGCTTCATGCAATGGCGCTCTCATTATCGGCAAAGCCTGGAGCAGGCAGACCTGGATGACGCGAATCTGGCTGCCGAGCGCGTGCTGAAAGCGGTGCAGGCTGGAGCCTTGCACATACGTCATCGCCATATGGTGCTGCATGGTTTTCACGAATATTCGCCGCGTCTGCAAAGCCTCTTGAGTGGTTTGCAGGATATGGGGGTAGAGATTCTGCAGCTGCAGCATGAAGAGGCCCTGGCGACTGAGGTACATCGAGTACAGGCGCAGGATGCGGATACGGAATGGCGCTTGGCCGTGCAATGGGCGCGTCGTCAATTGGACGAGGACCCGAATCGCACGGTAGCCATTGTGGCGGCGCAGCTGGAAACACAATTGCCGCTGGTGCATCGTCTCTTGCGGCAGGCCATGCACACGGATCAAGGCGCTTTGCCCTATAACGTGGCAGCGGCCCGATCCTTGGCTGAATGGCCGGTAGTTGAAGCTGCCCTGGCCTGGTTGAAAGCCTTGTTTACGCTGGCGACCAAGGGGCAGGCCGAGCCGGCCATGCTGGGCGAAGCCTTGCGTTTCGGGGCATGTCAGGCCGAGCAGTCCGAAGCGGGTGGCCGTGCCCGTATTGACAAGGCTTGGCGCGACAATCGCATCACGCAAGTGAGCCGTAAAGAATTTGCCGACATGCTCAGCTTCCACACGCCCGAACTGGCTCTGGCCTGGGGCAAGGCGGTGGAGCGCTTCGAGTCCGTGTCGTCAGGCGCTCAAGGGGTGGATACCTGGGCGTCGGTCATGCGCCAATGTCTGGAAGCCTTGGGCTTTCCGGGAACCAACCGTCTGGACAGTGCCCAGTTTCAAACCTTGGAAGCCTTGGAAGCCTTGCTGCTGCAACTGGCACAGCAAGCGCCTGTCCTGGGGCGTATCAGTGCCTTGAGGGCGCAAAGCGCTCTGGCTCGCATGGCCCGTGAAAATCTGTTCCAGCCACAACGAGACCCGCGTTCCCGTCTGGACGTGCTGGGTTTTCTGGAAGCGGAAGGTGGGCGCTGGGATGCTGTATGGGTGCTGGGCCTGACTGACGATATTTTGCCCGCCGCCGTCAAACCGAATCCCTTGATTCCTGCCCAGGTGCTGCGCCGGGTGCAAGCTCCCCGCAGCACGCCAGAGCGGGAGCTGGAATGGGCGCGCTGGATGTTGAGCGCCTTGCTGCGCTGTGGCAATCAGGTTTTGCTAAGCGCACCTTTGCATCAAGGCGAACAGGAACTAAGACCCAGTCCCTTGATTGCCCAGTGGCCTGTGTTGGAAATGCCGTGGGCGGTGCAGGCAGAGCAGGCCGTCGCACAGGAAGCCCTGCTGGACGAGCAAGGTCCCAGCCTGAAGCTGGAAGAGCGTATACGCGGCGGGATCAGTGTGCTGGATACGCAGGCTCGCAATCCCTTGTGGGCTTTTGTGAAGTTCCGCCTGCATGGTCAGGCCTTGCCCGATTACGCCCGTGTCGGCGATATGAATACACGTGGGATGTTCCTGCACCGCGCCGTCGAATTGTTCTGGCTGCGTGTGAAGGATCAGGACAGCCTGCATGAGCTGATTGGCGAGGATTCGCTGCTGGATGTGGTGCAAGCATGTATCGAACAGGCCGCTCAGGAAGAGCTGGCCGATTACGGCCCGGTGTTGCGCAGCCTGGAAATGGAGCGCGGTCTGGTGGTCCTGAATGAGTACGCTCATCAGGAAGCCCAGCGTCCGCCATTTGCGCTGGGGGCGACGGAGCACGAGTTGAGCTGGAACCGTGGCTTGTTGCGCCTGAACCTGCGTCTGGACCGTCTGGATGATCTGGCCGATGGCGAGCAATTGCTGCTGGATTACAAAACCGGCATAGGCGAGCTGCGGCCTGATAAAGACTGGCTGCGACCCAGGCCCGTGAATCTGCAATTGCCGTTTTATGCTGCCGCCTTGCAGGATCAAGGCCGTAGCGTCAGTGGCTTGGCCTTTGTGCGCTTGCATGCCCGTCAGGTGGGCCTAAGCGGCTTGGCCGCACCCGGTATGGATATTGAGGGCCTGACCGAACTGGAAAGCGCCCAGCAGTGGACCGCACAAATCGTGCAGTGGAAACAGGCGGTAGAAGGCTTGGCGGATGAGTTCCTGCAAGGGCAGGCGGCCAACCAGATCTGGAACCGCAACGATTTGCTGTATTGCGATGTTTTGCCCTTTTTACGTTTGTTCCAGGAAGACCTCCAAGACAATGGAGGAGAGGTGTAA
- a CDS encoding UvrD-helicase domain-containing protein, whose product MLTVPSDSPARARALDPESSFLVQAPAGSGKTELLTDRILALLARVQRPEEIVAITFTRKAAAEMHARVLEKLAAANQERPAEPYRVRSWELARAAMQRNHEQQWDLLAYPARLSIRTIDSLCAHLVRAMPWITGLGGVPAITDKAQEHYEAAAWATLEMAESVPSVARFLEHMDVNLLQAQALLAGMLASRDQWLPAVGQGGDVALLQESLRKVVEHQLQQLSDSLPPGWARTLAPLACFAASNLESGDVLALADWHGDNLAPVMDDLPRWRGLAALLLTDKGDLRKSLTVRNGFPPKTAQKEILTEWLGNCLGAEPWIARLASARLLPEQYSAQQQEVLSNLIQVLWLAAAQLKLRFAEKAEVDFTEIAQRALQALGDADEPGELLLRMDRSIRHLLVDEFQDTSQSQVQLLERLTSGWEPGDGRSLFLVGDPMQSIYRFRKAEVGLFLQVWQARCLGEVELEPLNLSNNFRSHPRLVEWVNKVGAQLFPARPDPDLGMVTYEHSTAFKPDIPEWAVHFHPSWHFRVARGEDAVPSQQAAQERAVEEAVQCAAQALERYQDSEHPVAILVRARSHLHGLVRKLGEQGIPCRAVELEPLQQRPVVADLVQLVRALAHPADRLAWLSVLRSPLIGLRLESLHRLCALHPTQTLAELTHNQDFADWDANERSRLLFACQILLDKGNRSGLMPFAAWVQECWTRLGGPQVYPSLADQADAEQVLRLLEELCPYGPPDQQQLQARVESLYATPQGTGKAVEVMTIHKSKGLEFETVILFGLHKQSAADSEPLIRLEHSAERLILGPISHKGSEQRDPVSQFLAARERIRAEQESHRLLYVALTRARQELHLFAELSITQDKGLREPDGRSLLSRVWPVLDQPQAPVWQAEQGGQQEESGQSSAALLQRVVSPPAAAPEQLQSASPQYQSWQWSLDTTHEKAIGTVAHDWLEKLGREGLEQWPVERLRQSRAVMRRQLQRAGVPATYLDDAAQSLFEAIAATVQTERGRWLLGVSRAYREWSLLDVSGRVSIIDLAISQEDHWLVVDYKTGRPAEHESLDDFKARMLDRYAPQLQRYCEQVQALDGRPAQAALYFPRADLWLPY is encoded by the coding sequence ATGCTGACAGTCCCTAGCGATAGCCCCGCCCGTGCACGGGCACTGGACCCCGAGTCCTCCTTTCTGGTGCAAGCCCCAGCCGGCTCCGGCAAGACGGAACTGCTGACTGACCGGATTCTGGCCTTGCTGGCTCGCGTGCAGCGGCCAGAAGAAATTGTGGCCATTACCTTCACCCGTAAAGCCGCGGCTGAAATGCATGCGCGTGTGCTGGAGAAGTTGGCCGCTGCCAATCAGGAACGTCCTGCCGAGCCTTATCGGGTACGTAGTTGGGAGCTGGCGCGCGCGGCCATGCAGCGTAATCACGAACAGCAGTGGGATTTGCTGGCCTATCCGGCACGCTTGAGTATCCGTACCATCGATTCCTTGTGTGCTCACCTGGTGCGTGCCATGCCCTGGATTACGGGGTTGGGTGGGGTGCCCGCTATTACCGATAAGGCACAGGAGCATTACGAAGCGGCGGCCTGGGCCACGCTGGAGATGGCAGAAAGCGTGCCCAGCGTGGCGCGCTTTCTGGAGCATATGGATGTGAACCTGCTGCAGGCGCAAGCTCTGTTGGCCGGTATGTTGGCCAGCCGCGATCAGTGGTTGCCAGCCGTGGGGCAGGGCGGTGATGTGGCCTTGCTGCAAGAGAGTTTGCGCAAGGTAGTAGAGCATCAGCTGCAACAGCTAAGCGATTCTTTGCCACCCGGCTGGGCGCGGACCTTGGCCCCCTTGGCCTGCTTTGCGGCCTCGAATCTGGAAAGCGGCGATGTGTTGGCCCTGGCGGATTGGCACGGTGACAACCTGGCCCCGGTCATGGATGATTTGCCGCGCTGGCGTGGTCTGGCAGCCTTGTTGCTGACGGATAAAGGCGATCTGCGCAAAAGCCTGACGGTGCGTAATGGCTTTCCCCCGAAAACGGCACAAAAAGAAATTCTGACCGAATGGTTGGGCAATTGTCTGGGGGCAGAACCCTGGATTGCTCGCCTGGCTAGTGCGCGCCTTTTGCCAGAGCAATATTCCGCGCAGCAGCAAGAAGTCCTGTCCAATTTGATTCAGGTTTTATGGCTGGCTGCGGCGCAATTAAAGCTGCGCTTTGCCGAGAAAGCCGAGGTCGATTTCACCGAGATTGCTCAACGTGCCCTACAAGCCCTGGGTGACGCAGACGAGCCGGGCGAGCTGCTCTTGCGCATGGACAGATCCATACGACATTTGCTGGTCGACGAGTTTCAGGACACCAGCCAATCCCAGGTGCAATTGCTGGAGCGCCTGACCAGCGGCTGGGAACCGGGTGACGGGCGCAGTCTGTTTCTGGTGGGTGACCCCATGCAGTCCATTTACCGTTTCCGCAAGGCGGAAGTGGGTTTGTTTCTGCAAGTCTGGCAAGCCCGATGCCTGGGTGAAGTGGAGCTGGAACCGCTGAACCTTAGCAATAACTTCCGGTCGCACCCGCGCTTGGTGGAGTGGGTAAACAAGGTGGGGGCGCAACTGTTTCCGGCGCGACCTGACCCGGATCTGGGCATGGTCACCTACGAACACTCGACTGCCTTCAAACCGGACATTCCCGAGTGGGCGGTGCACTTCCACCCTTCCTGGCATTTCCGGGTAGCACGGGGAGAGGATGCCGTGCCTTCGCAGCAAGCGGCTCAGGAACGTGCAGTGGAAGAGGCGGTTCAATGCGCGGCTCAAGCTCTGGAGCGTTATCAGGATAGCGAACACCCGGTGGCGATTCTGGTACGAGCCCGCTCCCACTTGCATGGTTTGGTGCGCAAGCTGGGCGAGCAGGGCATCCCGTGCCGAGCCGTAGAGCTGGAGCCCTTGCAGCAGCGCCCTGTGGTGGCGGATTTGGTGCAACTGGTCCGTGCCTTGGCCCACCCGGCAGATCGACTGGCCTGGCTGTCCGTATTGCGTTCGCCATTGATCGGCCTGCGTTTGGAGAGCCTGCATCGCCTGTGTGCCTTGCATCCTACGCAGACCTTGGCCGAGCTTACACACAATCAGGATTTTGCAGATTGGGATGCCAACGAGCGCTCCCGTCTGCTGTTTGCCTGCCAGATCTTGCTGGATAAAGGCAATCGCAGTGGCTTGATGCCTTTTGCTGCCTGGGTACAGGAATGCTGGACGCGCCTGGGCGGGCCGCAAGTCTACCCAAGTCTGGCCGATCAGGCGGATGCGGAACAAGTCTTGCGCCTGCTGGAAGAGCTGTGCCCCTACGGGCCGCCCGATCAGCAGCAATTGCAGGCCCGCGTGGAATCGCTGTACGCCACTCCGCAAGGTACGGGCAAGGCCGTGGAGGTGATGACGATTCACAAATCCAAGGGTCTGGAGTTTGAAACCGTTATCTTGTTTGGCTTGCACAAGCAGTCGGCAGCCGATTCCGAGCCCTTGATTCGTCTGGAGCACAGCGCCGAGCGCCTGATTCTGGGACCGATCAGTCACAAGGGCAGTGAGCAGCGTGACCCGGTATCGCAGTTTCTGGCGGCGCGGGAGCGTATCCGAGCCGAGCAGGAAAGCCATCGTCTTTTATACGTAGCCCTGACGCGAGCTCGTCAGGAACTGCATCTGTTTGCGGAACTGAGCATCACCCAGGACAAGGGCCTGCGTGAGCCGGATGGCCGTTCCTTGTTGAGCCGGGTCTGGCCTGTCCTGGATCAGCCGCAGGCTCCGGTGTGGCAAGCCGAGCAGGGCGGACAGCAAGAGGAGTCCGGGCAAAGTTCTGCTGCACTATTGCAGCGTGTGGTGAGCCCGCCCGCTGCAGCGCCCGAGCAGTTGCAGAGTGCCAGCCCGCAATATCAAAGCTGGCAGTGGTCCCTGGATACAACTCATGAAAAAGCCATCGGTACGGTTGCCCACGACTGGCTGGAAAAGCTGGGTCGTGAAGGTCTGGAGCAGTGGCCGGTAGAACGCTTGCGGCAAAGCCGCGCCGTGATGCGTCGCCAGTTGCAGCGGGCCGGTGTGCCCGCCACCTATCTGGATGATGCTGCCCAGTCCTTGTTTGAGGCCATTGCCGCAACTGTGCAGACCGAACGGGGCCGCTGGTTGCTGGGTGTCAGCCGCGCGTATCGGGAATGGTCCTTGCTGGACGTTAGTGGCCGGGTGTCGATTATCGACCTGGCCATTTCCCAGGAAGATCACTGGCTGGTGGTGGATTACAAGACCGGACGGCCTGCCGAGCATGAAAGTCTGGATGATTTCAAGGCCCGAATGCTGGATCGTTATGCACCGCAATTGCAGCGTTATTGTGAGCAGGTGCAGGCTCTGGATGGACGGCCCGCGCAGGCTGCGCTTTATTTCCCGAGAGCCGATCTTTGGCTGCCGTATTAA